A single Pedobacter sp. PACM 27299 DNA region contains:
- a CDS encoding Dabb family protein — MNKANRRKFIGTAAVLSVGTMASAIPLTHTKDDYPVVHHVFFWLKNPESKADRDQLIAGVKTLSKIPTVRKIHVGVTASTEKRDVIDSSWSVSELMFFSDLEGQATYQTHPIHLEFIKNYSHLWEKVLVYDIIEA; from the coding sequence ATGAATAAGGCTAACAGAAGAAAATTTATTGGGACTGCAGCTGTTCTTTCCGTTGGAACAATGGCAAGCGCAATACCCTTAACCCATACAAAAGATGATTATCCAGTGGTACATCATGTATTTTTCTGGTTGAAAAACCCAGAATCAAAAGCAGACCGTGATCAATTGATTGCAGGCGTAAAAACACTTTCTAAAATACCAACTGTACGAAAAATCCATGTTGGCGTTACCGCTAGCACAGAAAAACGTGATGTCATTGACAGCAGCTGGAGCGTATCCGAACTGATGTTCTTTTCTGATCTTGAAGGACAGGCCACTTACCAGACGCACCCCATACATCTGGAATTCATTAAAAACTACAGTCATTTGTGGGAAAAGGTGCTCGTTTATGATATAATAGAGGCCTAA
- a CDS encoding TetR/AcrR family transcriptional regulator, giving the protein MNNTKLNLEMRGRPTVYDNEQILQKAQHVFWTKGFTATSLEDLLKAMEIGSGSFYNAFKGGKKELFRKAIQQRRIAFNQFKAELKQSESPINLIKDFFRSIAKSDQESHLQGCIIANTVVEMTFVDEELEQESVAILKEVEAMFTAAIDKAQKNGTLKNQTDPIVLGRYLITLWNGLNVTRRMYPDNKVLKTQIEMQLEIIS; this is encoded by the coding sequence TTGAACAACACAAAATTAAATCTAGAGATGAGAGGCAGGCCAACTGTATACGATAACGAACAGATTTTACAAAAAGCACAGCATGTTTTTTGGACAAAAGGCTTTACAGCAACTTCTTTGGAAGACTTGCTTAAAGCCATGGAAATCGGAAGCGGAAGCTTCTACAATGCGTTTAAAGGCGGAAAAAAAGAGCTGTTCCGCAAGGCAATACAACAAAGGAGAATAGCTTTCAATCAATTTAAAGCCGAACTGAAACAAAGTGAATCTCCCATCAATTTAATCAAAGACTTTTTTCGAAGCATCGCTAAATCTGACCAGGAGAGCCACCTTCAAGGCTGTATTATTGCCAATACCGTGGTCGAAATGACTTTCGTAGATGAAGAATTAGAACAGGAGTCTGTGGCAATCTTGAAAGAAGTAGAAGCCATGTTCACAGCTGCAATCGACAAGGCACAGAAAAATGGAACACTTAAAAACCAAACAGATCCGATCGTTTTAGGAAGGTACCTGATCACCTTATGGAATGGTTTAAATGTTACCAGACGGATGTATCCAGACAATAAAGTGCTTAAAACACAAATTGAAATGCAATTAGAAATTATCAGCTAA
- a CDS encoding SDR family NAD(P)-dependent oxidoreductase: MDLQLKSKTAFISGSTQGIGFAIAKQLLAEGAKVIINGRTQKKIDLAIQSLIREIPGADVSGIAADFSQTEEVNELLAKLPNIDILINNVGIFELKPFTEITDQDWAHIFEVNVMSGIRLSRQLLPKMLERKWGRIIFISSESAINIPENMIHYGMTKTAMLSVSSGLAKLTKNTQVTVNTILGGPTYSDGVAETVTQIASAQNQDVEQVKNYIMNNFNPSSLLQRFIDPSEIANLAAYLSSPLSIATNGSSVRADGGVLPTI; encoded by the coding sequence ATGGACTTACAATTAAAATCAAAAACGGCCTTTATAAGTGGTTCTACACAAGGAATCGGATTTGCTATCGCAAAACAGCTGCTTGCTGAAGGTGCTAAAGTAATCATCAATGGTAGAACACAAAAGAAAATTGACCTTGCTATACAAAGCTTAATCCGAGAAATCCCTGGTGCTGATGTTTCGGGAATTGCCGCTGACTTTAGTCAGACAGAAGAAGTGAATGAATTGCTAGCTAAACTCCCAAACATTGACATACTCATTAATAACGTTGGGATATTTGAACTCAAGCCCTTCACCGAAATTACAGACCAGGACTGGGCTCATATTTTTGAAGTAAACGTGATGAGCGGAATCAGGTTATCAAGACAGTTGCTTCCTAAAATGTTAGAGAGAAAATGGGGCAGAATCATATTTATCAGTAGTGAATCCGCGATAAATATTCCAGAAAATATGATTCACTATGGGATGACTAAAACAGCCATGCTTTCTGTAAGCAGTGGTTTAGCAAAACTCACCAAAAACACGCAGGTTACTGTAAATACAATATTAGGCGGCCCAACTTATTCTGATGGAGTGGCTGAAACCGTCACACAAATCGCATCGGCACAAAACCAGGATGTGGAACAGGTCAAAAATTACATCATGAATAATTTCAATCCATCCTCATTACTTCAACGATTTATTGATCCTTCAGAAATAGCGAATCTTGCAGCCTATCTTTCCAGTCCTTTGTCTATCGCGACAAACGGTTCTTCAGTTCGTGC